In Pithys albifrons albifrons isolate INPA30051 chromosome 6, PitAlb_v1, whole genome shotgun sequence, a single genomic region encodes these proteins:
- the LOC139673548 gene encoding uncharacterized protein, whose translation MTRDRGGRGGPSSRAGPGGAPRGGLRRSTPGGRARRPPRMCPRPRPHTCDPALTPMAPPAHRWPRTGVPAPHTAGSAPTSVTPSRPHTVSPPPHRWPAPVTPPPHRWLRLRISGSAPASVTPPRTPLAPPPHRSPASASVTSRPLRWPRPTPLAPHGWPRPAGPAPRYRSLAGIGTDARSSCSVTPRSSGLGPGSTGGIRWLPHEVNLAHLR comes from the coding sequence ATGACACGGGACAGGGGCGGTCGGGGCGGCCCCTCCAGCCGAGCCGGGCCAGGCGGGGCGCCCCGTGGCGGGCTGCGGCGGAGCACACCGGGGGGCCGcgcgcgccgcccgccccgcatgtgtccccggccccgcccccaCACCTGTGACCCCGCCCTCACACCGATGGCCCCGCCCGCACACCGATGGCCCCGCACCGGTGTCCCCGCCCCCCACACTGCTGGCTCCGCCCCGACATCGGTGACCCCGTCCCGCCCCCACACCGTGTCCCCGCCCCCACATCGCTGGCCAGCACCGGTGACCCCGCCCCCGCACCGTTGGCTCCGCCTCCGCATCTCTGGCTCCGCCCCTGCATCGGTGACCCCGCCCCGCACACCGTTGGCTCCTCCCCCACATCGTAGTCCCGCCTCCGCATCAGTGACCTCTCGCCCGCTCCGCTGGCCCCGCCCCACACCGCTCGCCCCTCATGGGTGGCCCCGCCCCgctggccccgccccgcggTACCGGAGCCTGGCTGGGATCGGAACGGACGCGCGGTCTTCGTGCTCGGTTACTCCACGTTCCTCCGGGCTCGGTCCGGGCTCGACCGGGGGTATCAGGTGGCTCCCGCACGAGGTTAACCTGGCGCATCTCCGCTGA